The segment AGATATAAACGTATCGCATCCAGAAGTGACGACACGGATAAGTCGGAGGAAAGTTCAGTCGAGACGTCTGACAACGACGAAGTCGCTGAGCCCGAGCCGAGCGAGTCCGACTTCTCAAAACCCACGTCTGAGAAAGAAACCACAGAGGATCCCGATCTGTCGGATAGCAAGCCTTCCACGGACACGTGTTCAGAGATCTCCGTAGTGGTTAAACGCCGGAGGGGACGTCCACGCAAGGGTGAGATAGTAAGGAAATCATCGGGACAGAATAGGACGGCGAGACTGCGGACTCCAAGGAGTTGCACAGTCAGTTATGTGGATTTAAACTCTGATTCCACATCCTCCAGCACTATGACCCAGGAAGACATCTCCGATCAGAACATGCCTTTAAATTCATTCAAGCCCATGGGATTCGAGGTGTCCTTTCTTCAGTTTCTGGAGGAATCACGGACATCCAAGAGAAAGGCAACGGAACAGATGAACGGAGGTTCACGTAAACGGACAGCTGCTTTCCAACTAAAGACCGCCACGATCGTGTGCAAAAGAGCGGATGCAGAAATGCCTTCGCGGGATATCCTGAAACTTGTGGAATTTAAAAATCCCCAAAAGTTGACCGCTCTCAGCAACGTCACATTTGAGGTGCAGAAAGTGTTCTCTGGCGTCTTGGAGCTTCTTCTCAAGCAGCTTCATGAAATGAGACCGTCGGTGAtccttgaaaaagaaaattaatttattgaacTCAGGATAAGAATGATGACTGCAAATTTATGCCcagaaagaaatgaatgctGAACAGTTGTAGCTGCATTTCAAGATAAACACTAAATGCCCGGTATCATAATGGTCCCCAGTATGATGTTTATAACTCATGACTGTGTTATGACTATGTTAGGCTGACTTTATAGTTGCAGTAGATAATGAAATACCTCTAAAGCATGTATGTCCTTAGATAAAAGTGATCAGCGCATTTTCTTGCCTTGATTTGGAAAGTTGATTTGGTTCTTTATTGAGTTTTGGATAGACTTTGTAATATTCCATTGGACTTTTTCGATCCAGCGAAAGTGGTTCAGTTCTGATGTCATGTGGCGTGTATAATTCGTAACCGTTTTGATCCCGTTCACCCTGTAAATCTGAAATTTGTCAATAATGTTGTGTCTGGTACTTTGATCAACTACTGCCACCAGCAGTCCGTATGTTAATCAATGGCAACCAATTTAATACAGCTTGCTTTTTGGTACTCGGTTTTGGTCTCTTTTTTCATTGCTATGTCAGCAGGAACCCAGGACATGAGTTTTACTAGTGTATTGTGTGCCCTGGTAAATCATATGCATCAAGTAAACTTTATTTAGTTAATTTACATAATGCACTCAAAgtgctcttttgcaaaacaataatttttacGTCATAtactaaaaaagttttttttacttctgttCATGATGTCTCAAAATAGCATAGTTGAGTATACTTGGgttctttacatttttgggggtgTATATTAAGAGTAAGATAAGCGCGTGAAAACAGAGTACTTTTAGTGCATTTAGATGTATTATATAGTTTGGTTGCATTGTGTACCGGTGCTACGGTGACAACgcgatgctaaagcttcaaaatacccGTCATGCCTCTCTAttttttaaacggttgtattgTAGTACCGTAGTTAATGTTGCATATGGGCATTGATATTCATTTCAACACTTGTATCTCCCTTTGTGCGGTGTTTATCtcctaaatgaatgtgtgttttgaatgactcGGACGAGTTAATGATTCAAATTGGCGTTTGAATGAGCtggttaaatgattcactaacTCTGAGGACAATAGATGCTACCTACTGGCCATCTTAGTTgtgcatttaaagtaagcctAATATTTTCCATTATATATATAACGCTGCTGTATCAATGAATTTTTGTCCCACATTTAAATAAGTTCCCACGTGAAAAATGATCTAGTGTcctttagtatttactacagtaaactactaaaactCATAGATActagtgtttttgagtcttaccatagtaaataaatattgaagtattctacagtatttgctacaatttatccAATCGCTACAGTTAAAGCAACAACATATTCTagtgcaaagtataatacagtttactgtagtaaatacaaaatgtttaatctaaatcagtgttttttgtatagatttgaattataTGGCACAGCATCGTAATACTACTTGGTATCGAGATACTTTCGCTGGTATAGTATCGTAAGACATGGTTATGGTACTGTGACAACCCTATTATGTAGTACACGTTTTTTTTTCACCTGGGTGTCCTGTATTAATTGTAAATACTCTTAAAGTACTTTCACTGAAAAACTGTGCGCTGATACACCTCACCGTAACCCAACCTTTATCCCAAACCCATAACCAAATGTTAAGCTCGCTCGTTGAAAAGGAGAGAAATCTTCAGTGTGATCAAGTCTGTTTCTATGATTCCGCATTATAATTAATGTTCTGAGATGTTTGTCAAAATGAAATTCTTGACATTCTTTTATTTGCAGTgtgatattttttctttgttgtgaacAGGACGTTTTGAGAAAACAAGGTTTTatctacaaaaacaaatgcaaagtaTAAACTTTGAGCCACGCTATCACACAAACAAGGCCActtataaaacatttctttttaatgtgtgtttttactaCAAAGTGAAAAATTATATGTGTGGACAGTGCTGCCCAGTTAATTTAGAAATATAGAGTTTAAATCCCAGTATTTTCTATGTAAATATGTAGTATGCAAAGAATCTCAACGGCCTTTACAACATATTaaaggatacttcacccaaaaagtgaaaattctgtaatcctttactcacactcagattgttccaagtaagggataatgttcaggcagccggttgttatggcagaaataatgcctgacagtgtgatcaggacccaaTGTGAAGTGGAGGGTCTTGtttcacactgaaggggcttatttcgcgataacagacagctgcttgtacattatcccacttattacatggctactcggcacatgagaaaaaaaatggacatgaaatatgaatttgtCATAACTTtcaggaaaagccgtttactttccgttttaaggtaagaaacgaccctcaaatgtcacgaacaggcaaattgTTTTTATCCTTTGTAAATATGACGccatatgttattaaaagatatatttacaatgagggaaataagtatttgatcccctgctgattttgtaagtttgcctgcttacaaagaaatgaagggtctataatttCAATGGTACGTTTATTtgaactgatagagacagaatataaaaaaatctggggaaaaatgttatataaaggttataaattgttttgcatttccgTCAGTGAAACAAGTATTTGATCCctgagcaaaacataactttgtacttggtggagaacCCCTTGTTGGTgagcacagaggtcagacatttagatagttggtcaccagatttgcacatgtgtcaggatatatttagtccactcctctgtcaatctttaaggtttcttggctgtcggtCAGCAAATTTGTAGTTTTATCAtcattcacagattttctataggactagggtctagagactggtgAGGACGTTTGATTtgcttctccttaagccactctttggttgtctcagcaatatgttttgggtctttgtcatgttaaagggCAAGTCGACAAccttcagtgatctagttaaggggagaAGGTTCTCATCCACGATTCTACGGTACACTGGcccgtccctcagcccctcaatgccGTGAAGTCATCATGTACCCATAGCAGAGATAAACAGCCCttaagcataatgtttccaacactgttcttctctgtagggattgtgttcttggggtcatagtcaacatttctctccctccaaacaCAGGAGTCCATTTTGGTGTCACAGCAGTGCCAGCACTTTCgccaaagccttttctgaatcattttgatgttcattgtcaaacttcagacgaGTCCGACCTtcttgggcaggaggaccttgcgggggcttcaggatttcaatctattgtgtcATAGCGTGCTACCAATGGCTACTGTGGTCTCGACTGTCTTGAAATCATAAACAAGCTtcttccgtgtagttctgggctgatctgtaacctttctcatgatcatctttccTCCATTGGGGAAATgttgcagggagctccagaacAAGGGCATTGGataattattttgcatttcttttatttccaaataatcgcaCCAACCATTGTTTCCTTCTCgccaagcttctgtctgtagcaTATTCAAAGTTTGTGCAgatctacaatcttgtccctgacatcctttaaaacctgtttgttctggaccatggtggtggagaggttgaatgaaagatacagattctgttgacAGGCCTCTTAACAAGCTGACTCAGGAGTACAGTCTTACAGTGACAGGACTCATCTGTGTTCCATATAGGTACATAACCAATCTGCGGAGCCAGAATTCTTGATAGTTGGtagggatcaaatacttatttcactgactgaaatgcaaatcaatttataacttttatataacattttttccccctgattttttttaatattctgtctcgatcagttaaaataaacctaccataaaaccCTTCATAGATAGACCGTTCATTTGTtcgtaagcaggcaaacttacaaaataagcatcaaatacttatttccctcattgtatattttattagtcaaaatgatttgctgcatgcggtttactgtttgttttgtgaGGTTATTATCTGGGAATaccgaacctgcaaatgttgcgaatggccaatcagaatcaagcattccaacgagccttgtgataatatatttgattaaagAGTAAAATGTTGTACATCACTTTTGACCACGTTCTGTGGATAATCAATCCAATACAGATCTAATAAAAGTTCATATGTCGTTTGTACTCACTTTTTGTAAATCAGTTCACTCAGGCATAATGTACCTGCTAACTAGGAGGTTTTTAATCTGGAAATAATGATCCTGAAAATATTACATAAGCCTATCAGATTCAAACATTACAACGAGCCGTGTGATAAACTCGTACTAtacctttgtgttcagcaaaacaaacgCATCTAAACTCGTCTCTCTAATACTTTGAGTTTAGACTGTGATACCAAGATGTCAGTGTACCGTACGTTCTCTTTAAAGTAGTCAAAACCACTGGACACtttcaacaaatagtttatttatttgataaaatgaaCATGCAACAACAAATCGttgaattaatacaattattatacaataaaataataacacaaatgaatattaacatgaataaaatataaatagtttattaTATAGTATATTAGACACTAGCGACTAGCCAAACATAAACCGTATATTATTTTTCCTTCATCCTTCTCTTTATTGATAAAGTATGATTTTTACATTGTCAGGTAAGTGCTGTTTTCAGAATTGTCACATCTATAACAGTCCATTTCCTTATTTCTTTTCCTTATGTTGTACAAAGAACCATTTGTTGGGTATCATTGCTTCTGGGTTGTGCATTTGAATTCACAGAAATTCTGAAACAAATGTCATCTCACAGaaactttcctttttttgtcacatgttcccgttttttttttttaaatagaaacttataatatatttttctgatgtctggactttAGAGAGATACTTCAATACATTGGTTATAAACACTCTAATTCAAGTTTTGATAGAAAATGTCACATCAATAACGCTGAGAGTGAAATTGCCCACATAACACTTGACCAACCTCAGTTCTTTtagaaatgtgaatgaaatgATGCTATTCATTTGGTCTGATTTGGTTATTAGAGAGTGACGTATGAATTTTTAGCAGATTCCAATCcgaaaagaaaaacatccaaCAGTCCATATTTCACGCAGCATTAAGAGTAGGGTTGTCCTTTCCCGCCAGTGCAGATTGAAGTCCCCCCTCTTTAGACGCTGATAACGGGTGTGGCGCGGCCGAACCGAGAGTCACCACGGAAGGAGGTCGACTGTGACAGCCGACTCTTATGTTCACAGGAACATACTTCTTACTGAAGCACTTCCAGCACTGTTTGGAGACAATATACACCAGCTCCACCACATTCAGTACGATGCATAGAATAGACGTACATCCCATAATATACAGAAATATCTTTTTCTCTGTGGGTTTGGAAATGTAGCAGTCCACAGTGTTGGGACAGGGGCTCTCTTCACACTGGAGCAGTCGGGGGACGTTGAAGCCGCTGTACAGAAAATAGAAAGCGAGGAGAGTCGCCACCTCGAAGGAGGTTTTGAGGACCAGACTCGTGATGTATGTTAAGAGGAGACCTCCGTCGATGCTGCCCTTGTCCTGGTACagctttcttttgtgtttgctcTCTCTGTGCTCCCTGTAGGCCACATGCAGCGCCACCAGCAGCGACGGAGTGGACACCATGATCAGCTGCAAGGCCCACAGACGCACCTGTGAGATGGGGAAGAAGTGGTCGAAACACACCTGCTCGCAGCCCGGCTGCTGAGTGTTGCACACAAAGTCTTTGAACTCATCCTTCCACACCTGCTCGGCGGCGGCCACGAACACCAGGATCCTGAAAACGAAGAGGACGGAGAGCCAAACCCGTCCGACGACTGTAGAATACTTGTTTACTCCGCTCAACACACTCTCCAGAAATCCCCAGTTCATGTTTTCTCGGATGTCATCGGGCTGGAAGTCAGAACACAATGTTACAAATCATGAAATCAACACACGGTACACACAAGTTTAAGGTGTCACCTCATGAGATCAAGAGGTTCCACTGATTCACacattttctttgaaacaaccgttgaaattaattaaatgtacaGTGACCCCACGGACTCAGTGATCGCTTTTCAAAATGACAGTTAAGTCTACAGGTTACACTTTATGATAAGGCTGTATTTGTTAGCATTACTTAATGcattagttaacatgaactTACAATGAACAGTAtcgtttttcagcatttattcatcttagtcaaagtctgcttttttgtcaattctgccacatgtacagttcatacatacagttgaaagaaaaagtatgtgaatcctttgggcttacttggatttcttcataaattggtcataaaatgtgttctgatcttcatctaagtcacatcAATAGAGAAatacagtctgcttaaactaataccgcacaaacattatacgttttcatgtttttattgaacacaatatgtaaacattcatagtgcagggtggaaaaagtatgtgaacctttgggtttaataactggttgaccctcctttggcagcaataacctcaaccaaacgtttcctatagttgcagatcagacctgcacaacggtcaggagaaattttggaccattcctctttacaaaagtgtttcagttcagcaatattcttgggatgtctggtgtgaatcgctctcttgaggtcatgtcacatcatctcaatcgggttgaggtcaggactctgactgggccactccagaaggcgtattttcttctgttgaagccattctgttgttgatttacttctatgctttgagtcgttgtcctgttgcatcgtccatcctctgttaagcttcagttggcggacagatggtcttaagttttcctgcaaaatgtcttgataaactttggaattcatttttccatcgatgacagtaatccgtccagggcctgaggcagcaaagaagccccaaaccatgatttcacagttgggatgaggttttgatgttggtgtgctgtgccttttgttctccacacatagcgttgtgtgttctttccaaacaactcaattttggtttcatctgtccacagaatgttttgccagaagtgctgtggaacatccaggtgctcttttgcaaacttcaaacgtgctgcaatgtttttttttggcagcagtggcttcctccgtggagtcctcccatgaagtccattcttgtttaatgttttccttattgtagatttgtcaacaaaaatgttagcatgtggacatcaaggcttttagatatacttttgtagccctttccagctttatgtaagtcaacaattcttgatcgtaggtcttctgagagctcttttgtgtgaggcatggttcacatcagacaacgcttcttcagaacagcaaactcaaaactggtgtgtgttttttattggacaggccagctttaatcaacacatccaatctcatcacattgattggaccccaggttggctgactcctggctccaattagctcttggagaagtcattagactagggtttcacatactttttccaccctgcactatgaatgtttacatgttgtgttcaataaaaacatgaaaacgtataatgtttgtgcggtattagtttaagcagactgtgtttctctattgttgtgacttagatgaagatcagaacacattttatgaccaatttatgaagaaatccaagtaagcccaaagggttcacatactttttctttcaactgtataaagGATTGAAATTACGTTACTCTTAGACccatggtgcatacaaataacacttacacagaataaaaaataaggtATATATATACAGATTATACATGTTTGTCAAATACTATTACAAGCAGTTGACTCCAGTACAATTGTTGACTGTATGGTTATGGTGCATTAAGTAATGTTAACACTTTCAACTTTTgattttcaaaatgtgttcgtacattctgaaatgaacatgaactataaaaaacaaaaggcaTTTGTGACATCGCGTTCGGTGTAGGGTGTAAGaataataaatgctaaaaattgttagatcatgtttggtaatgcattaactaatgtaaacaaatacaaccttattgtgtTACTTGTACACATGTCACACATcctactttacatttatttagccGACTGTTTTATCCACAGCAAgatataaacaacaaaatgcgTTGTTATAACAAATGGTAATAAACCTAAtcttttgaaataataataatctgaaAGTATTTACCTTTCATGTAGTCTGActtgtcttttctcttgtttttctctGGCCGGTAGAGACGGCGCTGCTTCTCTGTGCTATTTGATAGTCAAATACACCTGGCACAGGTGCCGCACCCGTTTGGTTACCATGGATGATGAACTCTTATGTCAATGGAAACGCGGAGCGAATGATATGTGACCAATCAGATGCTTTATTGCTGTACAGTGTTTTTGGTAAACAGAAAAGCTGACATGTTTGCAGAGTCATCAGAGATCCTGCTGTAGTGTTATTAGTGTAAACACTGTGAAaagaacagaaacacacacgctCGTGTCCTCGACCGGTCTGTGCGCCATTGTCTCCATGGTCATGGTCTCCATgggtgttaaaaaatgtatagggAAATAATAGGAAGAAGGAGACAGTATTGAATTGGGACATTAAACTACTTTACATTTGACTGATTTTTGCTGTAAATATCTAAGAGAGTGTAAAGTGTTTACTGTACATCTTAATGTGAGTTCTGACATGAAAACAGACATAATTTCAATTAACTTTGGTCCCAAAATGGGATAATTTTTTAtgaaccaactgcagtttgattgaaattAATTGGAAAACACAATACATCTCTCATTTTGgtaccaaactcttcatatatatccGTGACATAAACTtccctttttttgtttatgttggtaagtaaatatttcccTAACTTCTTTTTTTGTATGAGGTAATGGATAGTCCTGTTTATATCAGAGTTATGTTTGTTGCCAGATCAGAATATAATCCACACAGAGCTCGTCCACTCAAACCCTCACAAGTATAAagtgaaaaatgttgtttgtatatATAACCCACTTTCAATAACCGTGAGAGCAGcagaaaatatgtttgtgcAATGTCTTGTTTAGAGAACGCTCTTTGAGCTTCGCTAACATTCTATGATATATAGGTCTCTGTTTAACAATAAGTACTGATATATGATAATGTGACTTACTGCAGATATGGAAACCTGTACATTTGTGTTACACCACAGGTGCACATGCAGTTTTAATAACCTGTGCATGAATTACTGATGAGATCAGAAGCACTTATCTTGTTACCAACAGAGAGACACTGAATAAAGTCAAATAcagacaaatatttttgttcccTGTTATCTTACTACACTTTTAGAGGAATCATGAAATGGAAGTTGcaattgacttcttttccgtatCCTGCTTCTGAATTAGAATAAAATGTTGagcggggctttattttgccctcCTCTTTTTGATTGGTATGTTGTAAGTTGGGCCTGGAGAGGTGGGCTAAAAATGCTTGGCCATTGAACAGTCagtatacatttacagtaatcattaagcagacgctttcatccaaagtaacttacagagagttcagggagcagtAATCGATATATATatcgttttttgtttgtttattgctgacgtcatgtggtgaagagttgatgtgatgtgaaaataatGATGTGCACAGATAAATAAGTTCTTAGGAATGAAAACACTTAGAAATGTCCTGTTTGATCGCATGGATCAAAAAGACTCTTCACAGTGATCCCAAATGAACCATTTTTCATCTCtttcataactttttttaatctgaaggaccttttttgaaacaaattgtttaaggttctttatggaaacaTTTAGACAAacaaggttcttctatggcattgtgaagcaactttatttttaagagtgtagatgCGTGGTCGACGGTGTTCATTAGATCAAAACTGATGTGTCTTGATGCAAACACTTGATTCATCAGcgcatgtttaataaaaaaaatacttttatttacaaCTTTCTCAACCTTAGCTATCCGTATCTAAAACCTCTCACTCTTTGCACTTCCACATCTGTCATAAAGTGTCGCCAGATAGTTCCATGAATAAACTGGATTTACTCAATTaattatttgaaagaaagtacAACTTTTTAAAGGTTGACCCATGCTGCTTTATTTGCAAATGTAACTTCACTTGCATGCTGAAAAAAGATGAGCTGACACAGATGACATCATTAAGTTCCGAACGAGTatcttttttaaagaacaataatGGCAACTTGATGTTCCTTTAATCACAGAAATGCATTGCCGTTTTTAGGCCCACAGCCTGTAACGCCACAAAGCTGTTGGTGTGAAATTTTAAAGGGCAAATGTGCTGTGATTCTCTTAAAAAAACTGATCATGTAGATCCACGTAGATCGTAAAGCATCTCAATCAGATAAGAAATGTAAGTTATGTACTCTTTCAATTAAATCCACAGCTGCCCTGTCACTCGTGTAAGCAGGGCATTCTTTCCCTTCCCAATATGACAGCGATGTCCTTGACCCACCATTCAATGGCCAATGCGGCATCTCAATTTTGACTATTCAAAATTAACCCTAAATTTTACATACATAAGCAAACATTTACTGGATCTAAGCCTCTCTTCCCCTATTCATTAGatgatttagaaaaatattttgagtcattcaaatcaaatctaaatatgttttaatccTAAAGTAATATTGGTCCTTTGTGTCCTCctgatgtgttttatattttctgctACACTGGCaacttattttgtatttgtgttttctttctttaccGTATTACATTATTGCTTCAATGTTCTTTTGCAATTTCTCATTTAAAGTAGCTCTTGCGATGCCGTGATGTCATacgtttctatttatttatgtaaacatttattataaacaaaaactaaaaagagTAAAATATATTCATCCATATATTAATCCTTTTTACATAGGTCAAAGATTTTGACAATTCTCTTGGCTTGATCTACTACGAATTTCACATCAGATTCTCCCATCGATTTGCGCAGCAACGCACAAGATCAACCACTAGAGGGCGCTGCAATGTTTTTCTGCCACATTTCAACCTGCTGCCTTGTCTTTATTCACTGTCGTCGATCTGTTCAAAATGTCGTCCTCCTGCATATGACAATAACACTCGTGTTTTTGAATAGAACTGAAGGGATTTAATAACAGCAGTGAGGATGTGTCGAGCAGCGGACGGCAGCGGGACGGGAGGCAAGCAGAAGCCGGGCATCAGTGAGCGGGAGGCGGAATACAAGGGCCCGGGGCTCCGGGGAGTTAAAACCACCTCACTGTTCCGTGCTGTCAACCCGGAGCTCTTCATCAGACCTGTGAGTCACTTCACTTATGTCACTTTATAATGCACAACTAAAGTTTTGTTGATGGGGGCTATTTTGCCTCCTCTAGTTAGTAGTGTAAAAGACATCATTGATTGACATGATTTATTGACCTTGATCTAACAGGACTGACTCTCAAATTCCATTAAGCTGTGTGTATAAACAACATGacttgtgaatgtgtgtgttgtcaCATCAGTAagtttgttcattttctttccCTGCAGAATAAGCCAGTGATGTTTTTCGGGCTGGTGACCATCAGTCTGTGTGTCGGGTATCTGGGTTATCTTCACGCCATCAGAGACCGAGACCAGCAGCTCTATGAGGCCATAGACAGTGATGGAGAGACTTACATGAGGAAAAAAACCTCCAGATGGGACTGATAGAGACTAAACCACTACTGACACTCAACTCTCCTATTATATCAAACTACGTTATCATTATGAAATGAAGTAAATGATGCATTTCTGTCCTTTATAACCATCACATTTTGTCAGAATGCACAGAAGGAAATAGTTTGACCAGCAGCTTGAcaaaatcagatttattttaaaccGAGCAGGTTGCTGAAATGTTGAGGTCCCGAAgctgttttaatttcattactAGACTCACAGAATAAATGAATCCTTTCTGACTCTTATGTTTACAAT is part of the Triplophysa dalaica isolate WHDGS20190420 chromosome 13, ASM1584641v1, whole genome shotgun sequence genome and harbors:
- the gjb7 gene encoding connexin 28.8; its protein translation is MNWGFLESVLSGVNKYSTVVGRVWLSVLFVFRILVFVAAAEQVWKDEFKDFVCNTQQPGCEQVCFDHFFPISQVRLWALQLIMVSTPSLLVALHVAYREHRESKHKRKLYQDKGSIDGGLLLTYITSLVLKTSFEVATLLAFYFLYSGFNVPRLLQCEESPCPNTVDCYISKPTEKKIFLYIMGCTSILCIVLNVVELVYIVSKQCWKCFSKKYVPVNIRVGCHSRPPSVVTLGSAAPHPLSASKEGGLQSALAGKDNPTLNAA
- the smim8 gene encoding small integral membrane protein 8 — its product is MCRAADGSGTGGKQKPGISEREAEYKGPGLRGVKTTSLFRAVNPELFIRPNKPVMFFGLVTISLCVGYLGYLHAIRDRDQQLYEAIDSDGETYMRKKTSRWD